DNA from Musa acuminata AAA Group cultivar baxijiao chromosome BXJ1-5, Cavendish_Baxijiao_AAA, whole genome shotgun sequence:
TATGGAGTCTAAGACACTTAAAAACATATCCATCTGATAATACTGATGAACTCTGACTGTTAAGTTTTGCAGAAAGAAGATCGAGACATATGACTCTTGGTCCTAACCCACATATGCTAATTTCTAAAGCACTATGTAGCATCCGTGTTGAGGTGCTTATTGTGATGAATAATAATACTAATTTGAAAGTTTAATGCGTTTATTGCAAGTGACAatgtttaattattatttatgtttTCCCTTTGTTGATGGATGTTGGCTTTTATCTTGTACATAAACCTGAAAAATGTATAGCTAAAGCACTTTCCTTGCACTTACTGTCTTAGTTCCACTTCCTGAGTTGTCTTACAATGATGTTTGTCAACATTTATGCTTCTttggtatcttttttttttttttgctttgtatATAAgacatatatcttttttttttcttgttcatgtTTTTTGGTATTCGGCTTGTATAGCTGTCATAACTTGTATATGCAAGAGGAGGACCCAGGACCTTTTTGTTAATGTGTCTGATGGTACACCATAATTtttcactttgcaatggaagtagAAAGCTTTTTTTCCAACATTTCAGAAATaatggagaagaaaaaaaattgccaAACATATTATGTGGTACCTTGCCAAATAAAAGTCACCACTATCCTTGATCACTGATTGATGGTAGCCACCATGTTTGCTAATGGTCACTGAATGCGACCTCCATCACCTCCAACCACTGCCCTCCATGACTTGCCATTAGTCCCTGGTTGTCAATCTCCGCTGCCATTGGAAGACATCATTGTCCATCAATTCTGGCTGGTTAAACTCCTGTTACAATCCTTTCATTACGCGTTTGCTGTTCACCATTTTCCACCGGTTGTCAGCAGCTGCTACCCGTAATTGGTTGTCAGTTGTCAACCACCACTATTCCCATCTTCAGTTGTTGATTGTTGTTGCTGATTGCTAGTCATCATCAGATTCAGCATCAACCATATTTGCCATCACCAACTGCCACCCTCAGCTACATGGATTAAGAACTGGTGCATTGTTGAACGGAGAAGCAAGTAAGAGAAAAATAATGAATGGGAACACAGTGGAAACATCTAGAATATGTTTTCCGTTTTTAGTTTTTAAATTATACCTTTGAGTGCTTGTTTTGAGACGAAATGGATGACCCTTTAGCTGACAAATTTTTTAGGAGCTTCATAATTTTTAAAACTAAGCATTTCCCCCTTAGTTTTTCTCTGCTTATTTGAAGTAAACGTGCTTTCTCAAATATCATAAACTAAAGGATTAGAAACTTCCGATCTAGAATTATATAGAGCTTTCATAAGTTGACATGGATGAACATTATACATGTTGCACTACAGATTTGTCCACACTATGATATGTTAACTGGTACTGTTTCCTTTCAAATGGCACTTGTCATTGCTAGATGAATCAAATGACTCTCCATTCATTAGTGTTGTTATCCAGTGTACCATATAAATGAGTACTATATCCTAATAATTGATTTTGACTTGTTAGCACCATATAGGTTACTGTCTCAAGAATTGTTTCCTTATCAATCATTTCAAACTTTTTACAGGTACTTCTGAATCCTATGATGCAATTGATACTTATATATCATATAATTGTGAATATGCGATGTTGAATCTCTAGCTTTTTGATAATCAACATTATGACATGACTAACTGAGCTCTGAAAATGTAGTCTTAACTCTGCTTGGTTGATTTGATACTAGAAGTTGActtcattttttttcattttgcagCAAGAAGACATTCAAAATCTTATTGATGATTCATTAAAAATGAGGCATTCAACTCTTGCAAAGCAAGGATTGGTGATCATTAACATTGGATTTCTTATTGGTATCCTGATAAACTTCATGGTTATTTTAGAAGCCACCCAAAACATTTGCATATTTATTTTAAACTACCTTTTGTAGTCATATTGCAAGTGTCATGGTTAACACTTAGTAATTCCTTCATTTCTTTGTTTTGCAGGTACGAAGATGATCCAACTGTTGGCCATCCATTGTCCTGTGAAATTAGACAGGTTGAGGTAAAGAAGGTGAAGGCAATGGGATTGTCATTTGCTTCACATATATCTTTCCAGAGGGTAACTGTTACAACCAACATGGATAAATTCCAAGAAGTTTCAGTGAGTTTCTCCATTTTGGTTGGTTTTAATTGAGTGATGTCATCTGTGTTTTGGTAGTTTAAACTGCACTATTCTAATAGTGATGTGGCTTAATCTAAAGTCTATAACCattaacaataaaaaaaagaacTATAGAAAACTCAGCACATAACTCTATTAATGAAGATTAATTCTTACGAAAGTAAACtttgtcttccttttctttctctaatTGGTagcatagtatattttttatttcaggtAAAATTTTCTCAAAGTAGAAGTGGAACGGAATCCTCTCTTGGGAAGAAATTAAAGTTTGAATTTCTGCTGGAGATCAAGAAAATTCACAAAGTATGGGATTCTTTGCACCTTAGTACTTATGCTTTTAGTCTCATTTTACATGGCATGGTTAACCTTAAATTAGTCTTTGGTAATTCAAAGCCAATAATTTTTCTATTTCTGTTGTACTTTGGGCATTCAAACATAAGAAAGAGAGGCTGTTGAAAAAGCAACACAGAGAAGCTCTCCTCCCAGGCAGCTTTGTGACTCCAGATGGAGCTTCCTCAGGCCGCTTCCTTTGTGATGGAAAGCCTGTCATGTATACTTTGGTTTATCCTATTTCTACTATATTAAGTTTAATAATTTTCTACTTTGATGCTCTAATAAATAATGAAGAATATGTATATAGAATGGTTTCCACCTACATGTTTTACCTTCCTAGAGCCATGAAACACGTTGGAAGAGTATGATTTTGTGCTTCTCTAATGGTGCTGAATatcattgaattcaagaatgtgttTATAAAGAGATTTGGTAGTTGACATGTTCTACGAGTGTTTACAGATTAGTTGAACTTGCTTCTCTAGGTATACTGTGGATCACATGGAAAAGCTCTTTTTGcttgtgtttttttatttttctttgaaagGTAGCTTGCAGTATTTTTAAAATGTTATTTTTCTTACTAAGCTAAGCACCGAGGATTTTATAATGGAATGACAGAGGGCTGAAAATGGTTTTAGGAGCTTTCATATGTTTACTTCTGTCTAAATTTGAGGTAGGTACTTCTGCTCAGGATTTTGTGGGTGGTGGATATTAGTGTTATTGATCTCTGATTAGTTTATTTTGATTGGTTTTTTTTGAATCTTATTATTTGGTTTCTAAATTTCTGCTAATCCTGATTAGTTCTGTTATCGTCTTTGTATATTTCATTGATTTGATGTACATAGCTAAATTATCTAAACAGGGCATAACTAAATATTTAACCTGAAAAAGTCTATTCCTGTGAATGTTTGACATATAAAAAATGTCCAAATCCTAAAAGGTGGATATTGGTTATTAATGATTGTTTGAATTGTAGTTTCTTTCGGTTTTCTCTTAATGATTTCTGGCCAAACTCAAATTAGTAGTAGTTTCATGTTAAACAATTTTTCAGATGACTAAGATCACACGATCAATGAAGCTATCAAAATAACCAAACATTTATacagtctctttttttttttctcatttatgttCTGCATCTTGTTTATTTCTTGATGAGGCTTCTCCACCGATTTCTAATGCTTCAGTCTTATGTGATATGTTTTAGGAAAAGACAATGCTCAGCTGTGAGTGTCGTCAGGAGATCAGTCATTGGGAGGCCTGATGTCTCAACCAATGGTAAATTGAATGGCTGTTGGCAAATGGATCTGGTTAACAATGATACAAGGTGCCCAAAATCAAATTACTATGAAGAAATTAATATCAAACATCAGGATGAGCCTCTTGACCACAGGTGTCTTCTCTTTCATGCTTGTTTTGAGATGTATAGTTTGTTTCTAATATGATGTATCTTACTGTTGTATTGGTTGGAATTTAGCAATAGGTGGAGGAGAAGGCCTCAGAAATATTTGGAAAAAGGATTTTGTGGATACTGTTTCTGATATTGATGCAGGCTTCAACAGTGATGATGACATTCTAGGAGAAGCAGTATATGATGAGGAATATCTGAGAAGTCAAAAGCAGCAAAAGGTGTCAAGTTGGCCAGAGGGGGATGAGGAGTTCCGTTGGAAGGAAGATGAGATAGAGGAGGAACATTCCTCGAGCACTAGTGAGATTTGGAGGATCAACGCTATTACGAAAGGTTTCCTGGTCGAACTAGGCAGGAAACAAAAAAATTGAGATCAGTTGATGAGCTCTAGACAGCCGTAAGATGCAGCAACAGAGCTGTGTGACCATGTATAGATTGCCTGCAGTATGAGCTATCAGATATAGATACAGATTCCGCAAAGTCTAATGAGTCAGATGCAACAGACAAATTCTGGTGCATCTGATAATTTAGAACTCTCAACAGCAAGTTAAGTTTCTCAGGAAGAAGAAGACAGTAAAGAAATAACGTATAACAAAATGAGTCCCATATTGACCAACCACACTGAGGCTGCAGATAAATATCGGCAACCAGTTGTGCATAAGACGGACAGCATCGGGGAGGAAGCAGATAAGCCCCAAAGAATAAGGTTCGTAGACCTGAATGAGCTCGCCCCAGGAACGAGTTCTGATGATGGCCCGAGTATTAGGGACTAAGACCAGGAAGATTTTTAGGCAGGTCTGTTGAAGAGAACAGGTTGGTTCATTCATAACTCTGCACAATTATTTACTTAGGATATTATCTCAAGTGCCAAACTGAAGGTCACTATTTAACAAAAGCAGTTGTTCTCGCCAAGATGGGCTGTCAAATGACAACATCTATTAGCAATCTTGGTCTGCTTCCATTGATCCACTTTATCAAGTACTTGATAGCAATTTTGAAGTAAAGAatcatcttattttttttctGTTCTACATGTTCCATGCATAATATGCGTTTGTGCTAAtcatttgacagatttctagatctaACTGTTGCCTCGTATGTTTTTTGCTCTACATGTTTCATGTACAATATGCCTTTGTGGTAATCATTTGACAGATTTCTGGATCTAACTGTTGCctcgttttttttttgttctacaTGTTCCATGTACAATAATATGCTTTTGTGGTAAtcatttgacagatttctagatgtAACTGTCGCCTCTTTTTTTCATTCAGAGGCGCGATGCCAAGTTAGATCTGAGAGGATGTTTACCCATGTACCGATTTTAATCAAGAAGATGGTCCTTACCGTGACCATCTAAATTCTACATGTACTTCGGCAGAATTCAAGGTCAGTCCCCGTTCTCTACTCTCCATTTGCCAACTTGAAATGGCTCTTGATGGTTGGCATGACAATTTATTTGGTCCTCATTAGTTGCTTATCCAATTTATTGCGATTAGGTTTATTGTATACTGCATGCAGTTGTTGGAATTGGTTTAGCTGTTGCTAATTTGACGAGGATTTTTTGCATTCAGATATGTTAGATGAGATCAGTTCAAACATGGCGGTTTGATCATAATCGCACGTCACTCGCGCCTACGTCATCCAAGATGGACGCGCGTGAGACTGCCAGCGAAGGGTGAGATCAGAGGCTGCGTCTTCCTTGCTTTCTGCTCTCTTGCAACAAATGCATGCGTTGACGGAGGCAGCGTTCGGCCTTTCGCCCCCGGCTTTCGGCCCGGGCCGTGGATACACCTGGCATTGTGGTGGTCCCGCTACCAATGCGTGGGAAGAATTCATGTGAATCCTGAGCGAGGCCGGCATCTCATCCGCTCCCGATGCCTGCGTTTTCTTCGTCGAACCGACACAAGTGGAAGACGAGGAGTCTTCGAATCACTCCGATCTTTATGAAGGGCTGCCGGTGATCCGAGTAGCCACTGCGTTCTCCCACCATGGCGAGGATGAGCGATCGGTTGGCGAGCTTGGGCTCGCTCGCGGCCAGCCTCATGGTGGTCTATGCCATCATCCGCCGCTACCTCCCCCTCCACCTCCTCGAGCACTccctcaccaagcacaccttccgCCTCTTTGCCTCCGTCTACCCCTACGTCCGGATCACCATCTCCGAGTTCTCCGGCGACCGCCTGAAGCGCAGCGAGGCTTACACCTCCGTCGAGGCCTACCTCAGTGGCTCCTGCTCGCAGCGCGCCAACAAGCTCAAGGCCGAGCTCGGCGCCGGCTGCGACAGCCTCACCCTCAGCATGGACGAGCACGAGGAGGTCACCGACGACTTCGAGGGCGCCAAGCTCTGGTGGACCTCCGTGGCGCGCACTCCCCGCTCGCAGACCGTATCCTTTTTCCCGGAGGCCGAGGCGCGGCGGCACTACCGGTTGACCTTCCACCGCCGGCACCGGGAGCTCGTCATCGGATCGTACCTCGCCCACGTCTTGCGAGAGGGGCGCGAGGTCAGGCGCCGCCGCCGGCAGCGCAAGCTCTACACCAACATTTCCGGCAGTAGGTCGTACGAGTACAGGAAGACGATGTGGAGCCACGTCGTGTTCGATCACCCGTCGACCTTCGACACACTCGCCATGGATCCCGGCAAGAAGGAGGACATCATGGACGACCTCATCGCCTTCCGCAACGGCAAGGACTACTACGCCAGAATCGGCAAGGCGTGGAAGCGGGGTTACCTCCTCTACGGCCCCCCCGGCACCGGCAAGTCCTCCGCTATCGCCGCCATTGCCAACTTCCTGGACTACGACATCTACGACCTCGAGCTGACCTCCGTCAAGGACAACACCCAGTTGAGGAAGCTGTTCATCGAGACCACCAGCAAGTCCATCATCGTCCTCGAGGACGTTGACTGCTCGCTGGACCTGACGGGTAAGCGGAAGCCCAAGAGGAAGAAAGAGGTCGAAAGCGGAGACAAGGGCAAGCCGCCGTTGCTGCCGGAGAAGGAGGACAAGGAGGAGAGCAAGGTGACGCTCTCCGGGCTTCTCAACTTCATCGACGGCCTGTGGTCGGCCTGTGGCGGCGAGAGGCTCATAATATTCACCACAAACCACCTGGAGAAGCTGGATCCGGCGCTGATACGGCGGGGGAGGATGGACAAGCACATCGAGATGTCGCACTGTGGATTCGAGGCGTTCAAGGTGCTGGCGAAGAACTACGTGGGCGTCGACGCGCACCCGCTGTTCGAGGCCGTCCGGCGGCTGCTGGAGGAGGTCAAGATGACCCCGGCGGACGTGGCAGAGAACCTGATGCCCAAGTCTGCGGAGGACGACGCCTCGTGTCTCGGGAGGTTGGTTCGAGCGCTGGAAATGGGCCGGCCGGGAGCAGCGGCCAAAGTCGAGGACGGCAGTAGCGGGGATGAGACCGCCGAGAGTGAGCTGACGAGTTAATTTCGAAGGTAATAAAAAATAGACATTAATGTCGGATTTCTATCGGTTATGCTTAGATTGGGCTCCGCCAAGCTGTTCTCGTCGATCTTATAATACAACGACTAATAATGTCACGTAGGGATGACGTTGGCAGCCGTTACTTCCAATCAAATCGTCGAGGAATCCAAATTCATCTCAATGCCGGCTACATTGTTCATATATACTTAATACATTTGATTAAAAGGTATCATTCAGAAATTTGACACTGAATACCGATGCGGTTGgtgatagtgtttttttttttaaggtattGCAGGAATGCTACTATTTCTTTATATGATCCAACATGAAAACCTAAAACCTGAGATCGATATCAAGCTAAATTTGTTGAGTTGATCTTTGATCTTTTTTGAGTATTGGTTTCTCTTAAGAAAAGAACCTCTTGACATAACATGGATGATTAGTTTTTGTACCTAGTTCATGGAGGAGACAATTTATAACTATCCCAATGtcactttttaatattttgttcACACGGGTGATAGGGGAAGACAAGCTCGAATAGTTTTTCTTGGATCATTATTCATGAGGGTCGACAGGTGGAGGGTGATTAGGATATTTTCCTTTCATGTTAGCCTTCACGTGGCGActaggggccgacagagcattgcGGGCTCTAAACATACATCCCTTGTATTGTGGGCAAGTCTTTGTAGGTGGATAAAATGTTAGAATTGAGCAAAAGTAATAGAAAGCTTTTAGACAAGTCTCTTTGTgagttgttatgttattgttgtataagtgcattttgtaggtaatgaaatgttattgatagatttgaattgatatatcgtttgaaattttagaatattaagttagttttatgatGATATAAATTTATGAAAAACGGTTGGAGTTCTAATTATATAAAttcttatataaatttataagtgTGGTTAATAAATTGTTAAGTTAGCTTGGGTTTTTATAAATGTTTGAGTGATgtaatgtatgattataaactgcattgattcttaatgtcctcaaatgttaatttggatccttggtttgttgataaattataatattcataTTTAAGATATGTTCATGCCTCTTGAATGCGATAATTTAGGGGGCGTGACACCTCTCCCAAGCATACTTTGGGACTCTTGCTAAAGGGGTTCAGAGCATGGTGTTCAATTCACCTGACAGGCCTCAACTCCATCCTGTTCCTCTATAGCGTGAAGGACACACATGTAGGCATGAGTCTATTTATGATCACATTGTATATTGAGGGGATGTCAACCATTATAAATTTGGTCGTCATCATTTTAGAGCAAAGCTTATCGTCGAACATGACATGCAAGCTCATCAGTGAGAAAGTCATAAGGGTGAGATCATTAGCAAAACTCAAGTTTTTGAAAAGCGTCAAAGTAGAGGATGTTGGCAAAACTACCTATGTCGATTATAACCCTCTTTACTCGGGCGCTAATCATCCTCACAGAGATCACCAAGGCATCATCAAAGTTTAGGTCGAGGTACTATGTCTCTTCTTCTTTGAAGGTTATTTTGGAGTCATCTATTAACCTCAGGTGCTTCTCGTTGGTTTCTCGGGTGTAGGCTTTATGACCCGAGGAGTTGTCTCCTCTTGAGATAGGTCCATCGATGATATCATCGATCTGCCATTCCACCAGCCCCTACAATCAAGGCGAAGGCTCTCGGAGCCTTCGAATGAACCTCCTAATGTGTCCTTGATGAATAATCTCTTTAGtatatttcttcaaatcattatAGTCTTTTGTGCCGTGGCCATAATTATGATAGAAGCGATAGTACTTGGATTTGTCACTCCTCTTCAACGGTATCTTCATGGATCGAGGGTCCTTCAAGaatcaattttcttttatctGTAAGAAGACCTTGATTCTCGTCATGTTTAGGGGAGTCAACTTGGACCTCGAACAAGGTAACTTAGGTTGGTCATATTTTCTTCCTTGTGGTGACCTCAGGGTCGGAGTTAATAGTAGTCGCTCCTATCGCAGCCTCTTGTGTGTCTCCTCTTGCTTACTTGAGACCATTGCCTCCGCCGCTATGTATTGGTTAGCCTTCTAGAGGGCCTCGGGTATCGTCATCGGTGGCCTCTCCACCAATGACCAGAAAAGGCAAGAGGGCCTGAGCCCTATGATGAAAGCTTAAATCATAAGTTACAGATGAACTTCTTGCATGTCTCAAATTTTATTAGTAAATCAAGCAATAAAGTTGGAAAgtgtctcttcctcctcttgctaGTGTCCAAGCAGCATTACTATCAATATTCTCAAGGAAGTAAAGCTCAAACTCTTTTGTGAGCTTAACAAAGGAGTCGATCGAGAGTGGTTTCAAGCAAGTGTATACCATTCTTGCGTCGTGCCTCTTATAGTTGTCAGGAACACATGacacatcaaatcatccaaggtGTCATACAAAGACATATGGCATGGAAGGCGACAGTGTGTTCTACCGAGTCGGTACTACCATCAAAGACATCCAGCGATGGGAGGCCGAAGTTTGTCAAGAtcgatttttcttggatattctaaGTGAATGGAGGCCAACATGAGATAGAATCGATCGGACTATCCCCTATAGACTGCTAGAACTCATGATGCATCTTATCCAAGCATTGGTCTGTTTGCCATAGTTGGGCCATAAGGGAGTCATCCATTGAATCCATCGACTGGGTCTCGGATTCGAGCATAGCAGAGAGATGGTGTCATAGTGCATTGAACTCCATAATTAGAGAGTGGGGCACTCCTTCGACTAGTAGTTTCATGGGCCTTGGGCGATCATAAGATGTTGGCATCGTGTTGATCAAGGGGATCCCAACagtttaggttcaatcatggttgAGATGGTGGCATCACTTATTGGGCTAGTTGAGGTAAGAGCAGGGTGATAGCCTACATCATGCCCATAAGCATCTATACCTGTTGGGTAAGATTTAGGAACACCTCGATAGGGACAAATAGGTGGTTCGAGGTCATCCCTAGGGGTGAGAGGCCTAGATTATTGAATAGTTGTCAATATTGTGCTAGTGTTTGTAGCAAAGTAAACGCATCTACATGTGGGAAGGATGATAGCTACCCTCTTGAGTAAAGTTGCTATGAGTTGGAGGTAGGGCCTTCTCACAtcatgccctccttctagcgccaaaatgttaaggAAAATCATTGTTGATGTTTGAGTCAACTCAACGTGGTCTAGCTCGAAGATGCATGAGTGTTTAAAGTGGCTTCAAAATGGCTCCGAGGTGATTCCTACACTAAGACCAATGTCGAGAGAAGTTTCTCGCCCTAGTCCCTTCGACGCTCAAATTAGTTTGAGGTCCTTTTGGGGGATTTTTCGAAACGAGAACCCCTCGGCATAGCATCGGGGGTTAAGTTTTATACCTAATCCATGGAGGGGACTGCTTATAATTATCCCAATGTCTCCCTTTGATATTTTGTCTACGTGAGTGATAGGGGGAGATAGGCCTGAGCAGCCTCCCTTGAATTGTTGTCCATGGGAGCAGACAAGTGGAGGGTGATTAAGACATTTTTCTTCCACGCTAGCCTAACTTGTGAGTGAGGCTTAATTTATGGTACGTAGCTAGGCCCGCCCAACTGTCTGACTAGCATTAGCCATATTATTGCTCCTCTATCTAATCTATTATACCTCAAATCAACTTGTTACCTAGATAGGTATGTGTGAAGCATGTGACTTATCCAAGACTCAAGTTGGTCAGTTCAATCTGAGCTAGTATTATCTGACATAGTTAATTCCCTTtatttattggtttgagctcgttaatcAATTGAATCAGACAAGTTTGATTAGTTCAAGtcagtttagggtgattccaaaccaaCTTGACGAGTTCGAACCTACCTGATAGGGCACATTTTGGTATCGCCCATGTGGACCCAAGCAAGCAAACACGATAATGCAGATGTGGAACTTCAAATCCGTCGTGGCACGTAGCACACACGTGGCAGGCAGCCGCTCGTCGCCCCCGTCGTACGAATGACATCATCACGATACAATTGTCCCGGAAAGCTcggggctgttgaatctcgtattttgatgatgaaaccagttgatatatgtttatgttttaatatgtgttttgagtgacgcagaatgcttcgatcgggatgagacaattaaagtgggaaaaatcatgttgtgccagaggaacatgtcagaagattggacgtcgggccggtggatcggtcgacgtatcgacagaaggcttcgggccgtggactcgggcatcgggctaagaagagcgggtattgtgccaaggatatcagagttgcagagtcaactggccgattgggcaataggtcgcaggagaggacgatgcgccgaagaatcggacgaagcgtcgagggaccaatgacatgccggacaacttggttaattgcttaggattaattgtctcaatcgaagttttgttttacatgtgcaggattaactacaatggaagtaagacatgcagtaggagttgttccggagtcaagactatgatcacgttgggagttcgagagttcgacggaagtccagacgatcgtcggaggttctgcgggaacaaatccgagaagtccaagagcttgccaaaagaagctcatcagaaatcaccaagtggatcgtcgcaagtctaggagttagccggaagtccgccggagcatcgtcgaaggttcatcggatgttcgccggaagttcgtcggaagctcgccggaagaagcgattaacgcaccggagcaagttgtagtaaatgtcttaagaaatgtcgtagttaacatatagattaagttagaaatgggagctgatctcattaacttaatctgggggcaattgggcccttgatagacccaaattgggccgaatgaatcaacccattcggacaagaattcctgctaggtggtggcaccgctagggtcggcggtggcaccacccaagagagggtctcccaagaaagctgggcggtggcacagcctgggcttagtctccgagcgagactgggcagtgcaaccgcccctgataagtggtggaaccgcttgagctcggtctccgagctctgccaggcggtgcaaccgccccagtcagacggtggcactgctagggctcagtctctgctagtcataggtgcccagcaagccaatcacgtgagtgatggcacgtgtgacttgatacagaatctttttacttattatattttggcgtatatcactttataactattgcataaatgcatatatatattgtgatgtccttggatttgtgcaatgggaatcggatcgtgatgagatcacgataatgagatcgattcacctttaaacacatatcctaa
Protein-coding regions in this window:
- the LOC103984983 gene encoding AAA-ATPase At3g28580-like, yielding MARMSDRLASLGSLAASLMVVYAIIRRYLPLHLLEHSLTKHTFRLFASVYPYVRITISEFSGDRLKRSEAYTSVEAYLSGSCSQRANKLKAELGAGCDSLTLSMDEHEEVTDDFEGAKLWWTSVARTPRSQTVSFFPEAEARRHYRLTFHRRHRELVIGSYLAHVLREGREVRRRRRQRKLYTNISGSRSYEYRKTMWSHVVFDHPSTFDTLAMDPGKKEDIMDDLIAFRNGKDYYARIGKAWKRGYLLYGPPGTGKSSAIAAIANFLDYDIYDLELTSVKDNTQLRKLFIETTSKSIIVLEDVDCSLDLTGKRKPKRKKEVESGDKGKPPLLPEKEDKEESKVTLSGLLNFIDGLWSACGGERLIIFTTNHLEKLDPALIRRGRMDKHIEMSHCGFEAFKVLAKNYVGVDAHPLFEAVRRLLEEVKMTPADVAENLMPKSAEDDASCLGRLVRALEMGRPGAAAKVEDGSSGDETAESELTS